In a genomic window of Ignavibacteria bacterium:
- a CDS encoding OsmC family protein: MKTKKAYIKQISGITFAGKTDSNHWLTMDGPEEFGGSNAGIRPKELILLGLAGCTGSDVVSILKKKRIVLTDFEINIEAEVSDEHPQVFTKIILEYVFYGSGIKKEDIERAIELSQTKYCSVSAMLKNSVEIVHAFVIKED, from the coding sequence ATGAAAACGAAAAAAGCTTATATCAAACAAATTTCTGGAATTACATTCGCTGGAAAAACCGATTCAAATCACTGGCTAACAATGGATGGACCCGAAGAGTTCGGCGGAAGCAACGCCGGCATCAGGCCGAAAGAATTAATTCTCCTTGGATTGGCTGGTTGCACCGGGAGTGATGTGGTTTCTATTCTTAAGAAAAAACGGATTGTTTTGACAGATTTTGAAATCAACATTGAAGCCGAAGTCTCCGATGAACATCCGCAAGTCTTTACTAAAATAATTCTCGAATATGTCTTTTATGGCAGTGGGATTAAGAAAGAAGATATCGAAAGAGCAATCGAACTCTCTCAGACAAAATATTGCTCAGTCTCCGCAATGCTGAAAAACTCAGTTGAGATTGTGCATGCATTTGTAATTAAAGAAGATTAA